The nucleotide sequence GGGGATTTTCAGCAGAGCCCAATGGGGTATCAAGCCGTGAACCCTGTTAATCCTCAGCAGAACTCTGCTTTTTTCCATAGTGAAATTGGATATTCTCAACCAATGAGTTTTTCCCAAACTAGGGATGGATTGCCTGCTAGTGATTCTTCTGAAACTGGTGAGAGTGGTGGCTATAAGGGTACTATTGATGAGCTTGATGAATTCTGCAAAGAAGGGAAGATGAAAGAAGCTGTGGAAGTTTTGGCTTTACTTGAGAAAAATGGTGTGGTTGTGGACCTCCATAGATATTTGCAGTTGATTCAAGCATGTGGGGAGGCAAGGTCTCTAGAAGAAGCAAGAATTGTCCATGATCATCTGGCACGGACAATGGTTCATGTTGAAGTTGGGGTTCATAACAAGATTTTGGATATGTATGCCAAGTGCGGTTCGATGATTCATGCTTACCAATTGTTTGAGAACATGCCCCAGCGGAACTTGACATCTTGGGATACTATGATTATGGGTCTTTCTAACAATGGTCTTGGAGAGGATGCAATTGATCTTTTCAGCGAGTTTAAGCAGAAGGGATTGAGGCCGGATGGACAAATGTTTGTCACTATTTTTGCTGCTTGTGGCATTCTCGGAGCAGTCGATGAGGGAATGTTGCATTTTGAATCGATGCAGAAGGATTTTGGAATATCTCCTTGCATGGAACATTATGTGAGCATTGTCAGTATGCTTGGAAGTGCTGGTTACTTGGATGAAGCTCTTGAGTTTGTTGAACAAATGCCTGTTGAGCCAAGTGTAGATGTTTGGGAAACTCTAATGAATCTTTGTAGAGTTAATGGAAATGTGGAACTTGGGAATCGATGTGCAGAAATTATTGAGCAGTTGGATTCTACTTGGCTAGATGAACAGACTAAGATTGGTCTTTTGCCTGTGAAAGCTTCAGACCTggcaaaggagaaagaaagaaagaaggctaaTCTACTTGAGGTTAGAAGTAGGGTACATGAGTATCGGGCCGGGGACAGGTCCCATCCTGAGCATGAGAAGATTTATGCGCAGATAAAAGGTTTGGCACCACAAATGAAGGAGGCTGGCTATGTTCCAGAGACACGATTCGTGCTGCATGACATTGACCAAGAATCAAAGGAGGAGGCTTTGCTTTATCACAGTGAGAGGCTGGCTGTTGCTTATGGGCTTATGACTAGCCCTGCACGTTCACCAATTCGAATTATAAAAAATCTTCGTGTTTGTGGAGATTGTCATAATGCTATGAAGATCATATCAAAACTTGTTGGCCGTCAACTTATTGCACGGGATGCCAAGAGGTTTCACCATTTCGAGAATGGGGTCTGTTCTTGCAAGGATTATTGGTGATATGGAGCATGTAAGTTTCTATTATGCTAAGCTCTCCCCCTTTCCTTTCTTTATAGAGTAAGAACAGAGTGCTTCCAATGAAAATGCGATAATTATTGTTGTTGTGTGCTCCATGTTGCTAATGTAATGAATTTGCTGGTTGTATTAAGGAACCCTCAGGGCAATTGGTAAAATAATGCCATCATCTTCTTAAATAATGTCCCATATCTAAATGGAGTCAAAAATGTTATGAAGGGAGCAAAATTCTCAATTCTTATGCTATAGCCAACCTTTCCATATGTGAATATCTCATGCCTAACATTTCCTTATGTGTTATGCGAAATCTGCTATTCAAGTTTCTCCGCAGTGAATGTCAACCAATCATATAACATGTGTGTCCAATATGTTAAAGATATCTATTAGTGTGTGATATGGGAGGCATTTATTAGCAAAAACTAATTAGAGTAGCTGTGTTTGGTTCCTAAATACTTTTAGCCAGCAATTACCTTATTCAAGTAGGTACTCATTTCTTGTTAATTGGCTAAAATTATTCGGCCCTCCCTCCATTGAATAGTTTTAATCATGTTAAAACTGAATAAGGATGAAAAAGATGCTTTCTATTTTATCTGAAATCTCAAAAATGTTACATTTGATTCAAGAGCCAAAATAGTTATTTGGCTGTATAAACATGAAAAAAAGTTGAACAAGTGAACTTTATTGAATTTATTCATGTTTTCAGAACCAAACATGACTTAAGAATAAAACATATTGTGGGTAAGTGAGATAGCAATCATGTGAACAATGACCTTAATCCATTTGCCCATTCTGAACTTTACTGGCTGTCAAAATATCAACTAAAGCCCCCATATCAAAGCAAAGCAATATAAGATCATCCCTTGAAACCAGACATGGAATATAAATATCAATAGAAGAGATGAATTTCCCACACAATATAATACATGTTCCAAGTATGATGGACTTTAATTTTTATGTTGATGGGTGAATTATAAAGTTTAAGTAAATGATAAAGAATTGTTTGGAATATATTGCCATCTTTAAGGAAGATTCAAGAGGACTTCAATATGGAAAGATATATTAGTTTGTGTTGAAGGTCGTAAGAAAGAGAAGCAAAGACCTAGAATAACATGGAAAGAGGTTATGAGGAAAAATATGGCAAATAAAAATTCCCTATGAGCATGACTATGTTGGAATGATCAACTTGACTTAGAAAATTTAACTCTGTCTGCAATCACCGGCTAGTAAATCTTTTCTGAGTGTGAGAGAGTTCTGTGTACATGTGTCTATCACTATTCTCTTCTGAATGTTTTCGAATCAATTAGCTTGGTAAACGTGATCCCAGACTCTACTGTTCACTGATTTTTTTGTCAGATAGACTTTCTCAATCTCTTTCCATAATAAACCTTCATTTTCTTGTTGGTACCTTCTGCAGTTTATGATAGAGGAGGAAAAGCAAAGGTTTGAGGGAAGGTT is from Phoenix dactylifera cultivar Barhee BC4 chromosome 6, palm_55x_up_171113_PBpolish2nd_filt_p, whole genome shotgun sequence and encodes:
- the LOC120111010 gene encoding pentatricopeptide repeat-containing protein At4g32450, mitochondrial-like isoform X1 — its product is MPKKGASVIAIRSLSALAKVSSSSPPPPPSPLLSRPSSRPLSSSQKDLADAVKASLLVLRFRRLSTAVQRTDFAADPPGGGEREVAGDSHPGLSVSYPQSPHGFYDEHSYQQRIDGVHGGNPIPSPDGYQRWNLGEGYGGNPNGFYRGNLLRQGAERFPMNSHENNGRVVGERYQKPDGHHGGNVGQVTQRNPDGFYSQEYYQNLNGHQRVDTNGYNTVGTGEPHMNPGGFYGENHGGFQQDPNRQYGYNPGQSYQNPNFYHRESPRGDIQDNMQRVYDERAGDIHQRPNGHYLERPGDFQQSPMGYQAVNPVNPQQNSAFFHSEIGYSQPMSFSQTRDGLPASDSSETGESGGYKGTIDELDEFCKEGKMKEAVEVLALLEKNGVVVDLHRYLQLIQACGEARSLEEARIVHDHLARTMVHVEVGVHNKILDMYAKCGSMIHAYQLFENMPQRNLTSWDTMIMGLSNNGLGEDAIDLFSEFKQKGLRPDGQMFVTIFAACGILGAVDEGMLHFESMQKDFGISPCMEHYVSIVSMLGSAGYLDEALEFVEQMPVEPSVDVWETLMNLCRVNGNVELGNRCAEIIEQLDSTWLDEQTKIGLLPVKASDLAKEKERKKANLLEVRSRVHEYRAGDRSHPEHEKIYAQIKGLAPQMKEAGYVPETRFVLHDIDQESKEEALLYHSERLAVAYGLMTSPARSPIRIIKNLRVCGDCHNAMKIISKLVGRQLIARDAKRFHHFENGVCSCKDYW
- the LOC120111010 gene encoding pentatricopeptide repeat-containing protein At4g32450, mitochondrial-like isoform X2 — protein: MPKKGASVIAIRSLSALAKKDLADAVKASLLVLRFRRLSTAVQRTDFAADPPGGGEREVAGDSHPGLSVSYPQSPHGFYDEHSYQQRIDGVHGGNPIPSPDGYQRWNLGEGYGGNPNGFYRGNLLRQGAERFPMNSHENNGRVVGERYQKPDGHHGGNVGQVTQRNPDGFYSQEYYQNLNGHQRVDTNGYNTVGTGEPHMNPGGFYGENHGGFQQDPNRQYGYNPGQSYQNPNFYHRESPRGDIQDNMQRVYDERAGDIHQRPNGHYLERPGDFQQSPMGYQAVNPVNPQQNSAFFHSEIGYSQPMSFSQTRDGLPASDSSETGESGGYKGTIDELDEFCKEGKMKEAVEVLALLEKNGVVVDLHRYLQLIQACGEARSLEEARIVHDHLARTMVHVEVGVHNKILDMYAKCGSMIHAYQLFENMPQRNLTSWDTMIMGLSNNGLGEDAIDLFSEFKQKGLRPDGQMFVTIFAACGILGAVDEGMLHFESMQKDFGISPCMEHYVSIVSMLGSAGYLDEALEFVEQMPVEPSVDVWETLMNLCRVNGNVELGNRCAEIIEQLDSTWLDEQTKIGLLPVKASDLAKEKERKKANLLEVRSRVHEYRAGDRSHPEHEKIYAQIKGLAPQMKEAGYVPETRFVLHDIDQESKEEALLYHSERLAVAYGLMTSPARSPIRIIKNLRVCGDCHNAMKIISKLVGRQLIARDAKRFHHFENGVCSCKDYW